One part of the Segnochrobactrum spirostomi genome encodes these proteins:
- the cysG gene encoding siroheme synthase CysG: MSDIATGRTPERLTVFPAFHKVAGRPVVVIGGDDEALAKVRLLGETEARIVVIASEVEAEVEEAVSRLGGEVRHRAATAADLDGAALVFVALEDDDEAAAAVAMARAAGVPVNAVDRPELCDFIVPALVNRAPIAVAISSTGTGPVLARHIRARIEAMLPTQLGALARLADQFRATTARVLTSSDEKRRFWARFFSGAVADRVYAGRLDEARAEAARLLNGGSNEPGFVWLVGAGPGAVDLLTLRAQRLLQEADVIVHDRLVPDAVVAMGRRDAERISVGKAKGCHSATQAEINDLLVSLAGAGRRVVRLKAGDPLVFGRAGEEMAALKAAGIAFEVVPGITAAVAAAASIGLPLTLRGVASSLVFATGHDRDGETLPGWAGVVLAGATVAVYMGRSVAAKVAARLIEAGLAGTTPVVAVENASRDDEVAYAGSLADLSALTDAARETAPVLIVIGEAVGHADLSAARPLVRARRVVAA; this comes from the coding sequence CTCGCCAAAGTTCGGCTGCTCGGCGAGACCGAGGCGCGGATCGTCGTGATCGCGTCCGAGGTCGAGGCGGAGGTCGAAGAGGCCGTGTCGCGTCTCGGTGGCGAGGTGCGCCACCGCGCTGCGACGGCTGCCGACCTCGACGGCGCCGCCCTCGTCTTCGTCGCCCTGGAAGACGACGACGAAGCCGCCGCCGCGGTGGCGATGGCGCGCGCCGCAGGCGTGCCGGTCAATGCGGTCGACCGCCCCGAGCTCTGCGATTTCATCGTGCCGGCCCTGGTGAACCGTGCGCCGATCGCGGTCGCGATCTCCTCGACCGGCACCGGCCCGGTGCTCGCGCGCCACATCCGTGCCCGCATCGAGGCGATGTTGCCGACCCAGCTCGGCGCGCTCGCCCGGCTCGCCGACCAGTTCCGCGCGACCACCGCCCGCGTCCTGACCTCGTCGGACGAGAAGCGCCGGTTCTGGGCGCGCTTCTTCTCCGGCGCCGTGGCGGACCGCGTCTATGCCGGCCGTCTCGACGAGGCGCGCGCCGAGGCGGCGCGGCTTCTGAACGGTGGCTCCAACGAGCCCGGTTTCGTGTGGCTCGTCGGCGCCGGCCCCGGCGCAGTCGATCTGCTCACGTTGCGCGCGCAGCGGCTCCTGCAAGAGGCGGACGTCATTGTGCATGACCGGCTGGTGCCGGATGCCGTGGTCGCCATGGGCCGCCGCGATGCCGAGCGCATCTCCGTCGGCAAGGCCAAGGGCTGCCATTCGGCGACCCAGGCCGAGATCAACGATCTTCTCGTCTCGCTCGCCGGCGCCGGGCGCCGCGTCGTCCGCCTCAAGGCCGGCGATCCCTTGGTGTTCGGCCGCGCCGGGGAAGAGATGGCGGCGCTGAAGGCCGCCGGCATCGCCTTCGAGGTGGTGCCGGGCATCACCGCCGCGGTCGCCGCCGCCGCCTCGATCGGCCTGCCGCTGACGCTGCGGGGCGTGGCGTCGAGCCTGGTGTTCGCGACCGGCCACGACCGCGACGGCGAGACGCTGCCCGGTTGGGCGGGCGTCGTTCTCGCCGGTGCCACAGTCGCCGTCTATATGGGTCGCTCCGTCGCCGCCAAGGTCGCCGCCCGGTTGATCGAGGCGGGGCTTGCGGGCACCACGCCGGTTGTCGCCGTCGAAAACGCGAGCCGCGACGACGAGGTCGCCTATGCGGGTTCGCTCGCGGACCTTTCCGCGCTCACCGACGCCGCGCGGGAGACCGCGCCCGTTCTCATCGTGATCGGCGAGGCGGTCGGCCATGCCGATCTCTCCGCCGCCCGTCCGCTCGTCCGCGCCCGCCGCGTCGTGGCCGCCTGA
- a CDS encoding DUF2849 domain-containing protein — MPTPIRPVKAGAAAKKGADLKQAVTANRLSDGLVIFLAAGERWTEHVAEAEVFTDPAALEAALDFGKRCVAERLLVEPYPIDVTLEAEGPVPSKLREWIRAFGPTARTDVVAPEPVAPAPAPEAVA, encoded by the coding sequence ATGCCCACGCCGATCCGTCCCGTCAAAGCCGGTGCCGCCGCCAAGAAGGGCGCCGACCTGAAGCAGGCCGTCACCGCGAACCGGCTCTCCGACGGGCTCGTCATCTTCCTCGCCGCCGGCGAGCGGTGGACCGAGCACGTCGCCGAGGCGGAGGTCTTCACCGATCCCGCTGCCCTCGAAGCCGCGCTCGACTTCGGCAAGCGCTGCGTCGCCGAGCGGCTCCTGGTCGAGCCCTATCCGATCGACGTCACCCTGGAGGCGGAAGGTCCGGTTCCCTCGAAGCTGCGCGAATGGATCCGCGCCTTCGGCCCGACCGCCCGCACCGACGTCGTCGCCCCCGAACCCGTCGCGCCCGCGCCGGCTCCCGAAGCCGTGGCCTGA
- a CDS encoding nitrite/sulfite reductase, with the protein MYRYDEFDREFVTARTAQFADQVERRLSGELTEDEFRPLRLQNGVYLQLHAYMLRIAIPYGTLSSRQLRRLALIARRFDKGYGHFTTRQNLQFNWPRLEDIPEILGLLAEVEMHALQTSGNCIRNVTADHFAGAAADEIADPRPIAEVIRQWSSIHPEFLFLPRKFKIAVSGATRDRAAIRVHDIGLQLVKDEAGGLGYEVWVGGGQGRTPMIAKCLNSFVPEVDLLAYLEAVVRVYNRYGRRDNKYKARIKILVHETGTEELRAQVEEEFAQLKGGVLTIPAEEIRRIETYFAPPTFAARPAVSERLEAAKRADPSLGVFLAQNLHPHKVPGYASLTISLKPIGGIPGDATAEQMEAVADLVETYGFDEVRVSHEQNLVIPHVALDDLPEVYAGLVAAGLATANAGLLSDIIACPGLDYCALANARSIPIAQAISERFADLGRQREIGPLSIKISGCINACGHHHVGHIGILGVDRKGEEFYQITLGGAPGEDAAIGEIVGPGFPAEGVPDAIETIVDTYIAQREGPHEPFLAALRRVGHAPFKEALYGAR; encoded by the coding sequence ATGTACCGCTACGACGAGTTCGACCGCGAGTTCGTGACCGCCCGCACCGCGCAATTTGCCGATCAGGTCGAGCGCCGCCTGTCGGGGGAGCTGACCGAGGACGAGTTCCGCCCACTGCGCCTCCAGAACGGCGTCTATCTGCAGCTCCACGCCTACATGCTGCGGATCGCGATCCCCTACGGCACCCTGTCGAGCCGGCAGCTCCGCCGTCTCGCTCTGATCGCGCGGCGCTTCGACAAGGGATACGGCCACTTCACGACCCGGCAGAACCTGCAGTTCAACTGGCCGCGGCTCGAAGACATTCCGGAGATCCTCGGCCTCCTCGCCGAGGTCGAGATGCATGCTTTGCAGACCTCGGGCAACTGCATCCGCAACGTCACCGCCGACCATTTCGCGGGGGCCGCGGCCGACGAGATCGCCGATCCGCGCCCGATCGCCGAGGTGATCCGGCAATGGTCGTCGATCCACCCGGAATTTCTGTTCCTGCCGCGCAAGTTCAAGATCGCGGTGTCGGGCGCGACCCGCGACCGGGCGGCGATCCGCGTCCACGATATCGGCCTGCAACTCGTCAAGGACGAGGCCGGCGGGCTCGGCTACGAGGTGTGGGTCGGCGGCGGGCAGGGCCGCACGCCGATGATCGCGAAGTGCCTCAACAGCTTCGTGCCGGAGGTCGATCTCCTCGCTTATCTCGAGGCCGTGGTGCGGGTCTATAACCGCTACGGCCGCCGGGACAACAAGTACAAGGCGCGCATCAAGATCCTCGTCCACGAGACGGGCACCGAGGAATTGCGTGCTCAGGTCGAGGAGGAGTTCGCCCAGCTCAAGGGCGGCGTGCTCACCATCCCGGCCGAGGAAATCCGCCGCATCGAGACCTATTTCGCCCCGCCGACCTTCGCCGCCCGCCCGGCGGTGAGCGAGCGGCTGGAGGCGGCGAAGCGGGCCGATCCGAGCCTCGGCGTGTTCCTGGCGCAGAATCTCCACCCCCACAAGGTGCCGGGCTATGCGTCTCTGACGATCTCGCTGAAGCCGATCGGCGGCATTCCGGGCGACGCGACCGCCGAGCAGATGGAAGCGGTCGCTGATCTCGTCGAGACCTACGGCTTCGACGAGGTGCGCGTCAGCCACGAACAGAACCTCGTCATCCCGCACGTGGCGCTCGACGATCTGCCGGAGGTCTATGCCGGCTTGGTCGCGGCCGGGCTCGCGACCGCCAACGCCGGGCTCCTCAGCGACATCATCGCCTGCCCGGGCCTCGATTATTGCGCGCTCGCCAACGCCCGCTCGATCCCGATCGCCCAGGCGATCTCGGAGCGCTTCGCCGATCTCGGCCGGCAGCGGGAGATCGGCCCGCTCTCGATCAAGATCTCGGGCTGCATCAACGCCTGCGGCCACCACCATGTCGGCCACATCGGCATCCTCGGCGTCGATCGCAAAGGCGAGGAATTCTATCAGATCACCCTCGGCGGCGCGCCCGGCGAGGATGCGGCGATCGGCGAGATCGTCGGCCCCGGCTTCCCCGCGGAAGGCGTGCCGGACGCCATCGAGACCATCGTCGACACCTACATCGCCCAGCGGGAAGGCCCGCACGAGCCGTTCCTCGCCGCGCTGCGGCGGGTCGGTCATGCTCCGTTCAAGGAGGCGCTCTATGGCGCGCGTTGA